In Beutenbergia cavernae DSM 12333, the DNA window GGAGCGGGACGCGTGGGTCGTCGCCGACGGGTCCGCAGCCGCGGAGGCCGGCGGTGACGGCGCGGGCAACGGCCGCAGGCTGGCACCGATCCGGCGGGTGACGTCGGCGGTGCCGGTGCTCACGCCCGCGGTGCTCGCGCTCGCACGCGACGTCGCTGACCGGTACGCCGGCACGCTCACCGACGTGCTGCGCTTCGCGGTCCCGTCGCGGCACGCGCGCACGGAGCAGTCGGTCCTCGGGGGCACGGCGGTCCCCGACGCTGCCGCGGGGGCACCGCGCGCGACTGACGACGACGTCGAGGCGTGGGCCGGGACCGTCGGCGGCCGCGCCCTTCTCCGCCGGCTCGGCGCGGGCGAGGCTCCACGGGCGGCCTGGTCGGTTCCGGGAGGACCGGATCGAGCCCGCGCCGGGATCGCTGCCGCCGTCGCGGCGACCCGCGCCTCGGGTCGGGGCGCGATCGTGGTCGCCGGCGATGCCCGGGAGGCTGGCCGGCTCGCTGACGCCCTCGAGGCCCGCCTCGCGGAACCGGTGGCGAGGCTGCTCGCGAGCACCGGGCCGGCCGCGCGGTACCGGGCGTACCTGCGGGTGCTCCTCGGCGAGTGCCGGGTCGTGGTCGGCACCCGCTCGGCGGCGTGGGCCCCGGTGGCCGACCTCGGCCTGCTGGCCGTGTGGGACGACGGCGACGACCTCCTGATCGAGCAGCGCGCTCCGTACCCGCACGCGGCCGAGGTGCTCGCGATGCGCGCCGACGCCGAGAGCGCGGGCATGCTCATCGCATCGTTCGGGCGCAGCACCTGGGCGCAGCATCGCCTGTCCACCGGGTGGGCCGTCGAGCTGCGGGCGGACCGCGCGACGGTGCGCCGCCGCGTGCCGCGCGTCGAGGCACCGGGCGAGGCCGACCTGGCGCGCGAGGGTCCCGGTGCGCTCGCGCGGATCCCGACCCCCGCGTGGCGGCTGGTGCGCGAGACCCTCGACGCCGGACCCGTGCTCGTCCAGGTCCCGCGCGCCGGCTACGTGCCGGCGCTGGTCTGCGCGACGTGCCGCGCTGCCGCCCGGTGCCAGGCGTGCGCCGGACCCCTGCGCCTGGTCCGCAGCGGCCCGCCGTCGTGCGGGGTCTGTGGGCGGGTCCAGGCGGACTGGCGGTGCCCCGCGTGCTCTCAGACCCGGCTCCGCGCCGTCCGCATCGGTTCGGACCGGACGGCGGAGGAGCTGGGGCGCGCCTTCCCGCAGGTGCCGGTCGTCGTCAGCGGCCAGGCGGCCGGGGTGACGGACGCCGTCGACGCGAAGCCGCGGCTCGTGATCGCCACGCCGGGAGCGGAGCCGGAGGCCGAGCACGGGTATGCGGGCGCGCTCCTGCTGGACGCCGCGGCGACGACGGCGCTGCCCGCCCTCGACGCCGGGGAGGAGGCGCTGCGTCGCTGGTTCGCTGCCGCCGCGCTCGTCCGGTCCGCCGACGACGGCGGTCGCGTGATGCTGCTCGGCGGGCCGCCCGCGGCGCTCGCGCAGACCCTGGTGCGGTGGGACCCGGCGACGTTCGCCGAGCGTGAGCTCGAGGAGCGCCGCGAGCTCGCCTTCCCACCCGCCGCACGCCTCGTCGCGATCTCGGGTCCGGCACCGGCCGTCGCCGACGTGCTGCGCGAGGCACACCTGCCGCCGTCGGCCGACGTGCTCGGCCCGGTGCCGACCGGCGGGGACGACGACGAGGTTCGCGCCCTCGCGCGGGCGCCCCTCGAGGACGGGCTGGCTCTGACCCGCGCCGTGCGCGCGGCGCTCGGGGTGCGCAGCGCCCACAAGCGCGCCGGGGCCGTGCGGGTGCAGGCCGACCCGCGCTGGCTCGTGTGAGGGTGGACGCATGACACTTGCGCCTGAGC includes these proteins:
- a CDS encoding primosome assembly protein PriA — protein: MTDERVVAVVVDVPLPHLDRPFDYTVPAELADDVAPGVRVKVPFAGRERDAWVVADGSAAAEAGGDGAGNGRRLAPIRRVTSAVPVLTPAVLALARDVADRYAGTLTDVLRFAVPSRHARTEQSVLGGTAVPDAAAGAPRATDDDVEAWAGTVGGRALLRRLGAGEAPRAAWSVPGGPDRARAGIAAAVAATRASGRGAIVVAGDAREAGRLADALEARLAEPVARLLASTGPAARYRAYLRVLLGECRVVVGTRSAAWAPVADLGLLAVWDDGDDLLIEQRAPYPHAAEVLAMRADAESAGMLIASFGRSTWAQHRLSTGWAVELRADRATVRRRVPRVEAPGEADLAREGPGALARIPTPAWRLVRETLDAGPVLVQVPRAGYVPALVCATCRAAARCQACAGPLRLVRSGPPSCGVCGRVQADWRCPACSQTRLRAVRIGSDRTAEELGRAFPQVPVVVSGQAAGVTDAVDAKPRLVIATPGAEPEAEHGYAGALLLDAAATTALPALDAGEEALRRWFAAAALVRSADDGGRVMLLGGPPAALAQTLVRWDPATFAERELEERRELAFPPAARLVAISGPAPAVADVLREAHLPPSADVLGPVPTGGDDDEVRALARAPLEDGLALTRAVRAALGVRSAHKRAGAVRVQADPRWLV